TTAGATATTAGAAAAAATAAAATAGAATAAAACGCCATTGCCAAGAAAACGAAAAGCAAGACACTCAAAAACTCAACGACATTATCAGGGAAAAGATTTTTTATAAGTATTGAAGATAATAGTTTCATAATTAAGGTTTTTATTGGTAACAAATAATCATCTTACTATTTAAGGCAAAATCCCTTTCGATTTTAGCTCCTTTGCTATCTTTCCAACAAGGTAATAGATATATCATGTCGCAAGTAGATAGTTCTTTCAGACAAATTCTCATTGCTTCATGCCAATCCATGCAGATGTCATTTACTAACTCTATTGGGTTTACCACAATTGCAGAAGAAAAAATAGATTTTATTTTATTTTCTGCATCTTTAAATTTTCTCTTGGCAACACTGGGTTCCTCGCCAGTTATTTTGCCTGCAATGTATATTTTTAGCATATTTATAATTTCAATCTAAATACACGGTGATTTCAACATCATTGTTTAATGTTATAACATGCTTGCCCGTAGCGCCTTTTTTACGCAATTCGCTAATTTTTTTATCAAATAACACCTTTCCCCCTTTTTCTATCAATTTGTTTGCTTCTTCATCATAAAGGGGCGGTGTTTGAAAAAATGAAAATACTTTTTCAATCATCTCTTTCCACAACAAATTTGTATTTTTAATTATTTCTAAAATCGCTTTCATCATTTTAATTTTATTGATTTGCTGGGTAAAAACGAGAGGTAGGAAAATCAACGCCATATCTTTCAGCCAAAATACCTCCGTGGCGATTTTTTTGTATAATTAGCTCTACTTGATTA
This Ornithobacterium rhinotracheale DNA region includes the following protein-coding sequences:
- a CDS encoding DUF4406 domain-containing protein yields the protein MLKIYIAGKITGEEPSVAKRKFKDAENKIKSIFSSAIVVNPIELVNDICMDWHEAMRICLKELSTCDMIYLLPCWKDSKGAKIERDFALNSKMIICYQ